TGGAGGGATGTGGTCGGCTCGTATCCCTCGAAGAGAGCGTCCGCCCAGTCGAGGATCGCCTGGCAGCATCGGTGACTCTCATTCAGCCACTCGATCTGGATGGTCGCAGCCCGCTTTTCGAGCCACGCTACAAAGGACGCCCCCTTGTACTTCTTGTTCTTGTTGCTGTCGTCGGTGAAGTATAGCGCCTGCCGGGGATCGCCCACGAGGTGCACGGTGGGAGGCGTCGCCATCAGCACGTCCAGTAGGTCGAAATCGTGGCCAGCAAGATCCTGCATTTCGTCAATGTAGATCTCGCTATAGATGGAGGCGAGTCGTTCCATCACCTTGCCATCACTGTCCTCGTTGCAGATTAGTGCGAGAGCTGAGGCTCGGTTCTTGTATACGTCACCCTGCTTCGTGAGGTAATAGCTCCGCTGAGTCTTCTTGGCGAATTTCTGCCACGGAGCGTTTTCGAAGAAAAGCGAACGCACAACGCCGATCTGGCCGAGGAAGGCCAGCTGGTACGGATGGCAGAGCTCGTTGATCAGGAACCGATACCACGTGAGGATGTCGACGTTCCGGGGCACGACGCCGCATGCCTGAGCAACTCGACGCTCGATATGATTGCGGTTCTCGATGGTATAGGTAGTGATGAGCA
The Gammaproteobacteria bacterium DNA segment above includes these coding regions:
- a CDS encoding UvrD-helicase domain-containing protein, which produces MTSPRHTATIGAAGSGKTQRLIDGALAAAADGKRVLITTYTIENRNHIERRVAQACGVVPRNVDILTWYRFLINELCHPYQLAFLGQIGVVRSLFFENAPWQKFAKKTQRSYYLTKQGDVYKNRASALALICNEDSDGKVMERLASIYSEIYIDEMQDLAGHDFDLLDVLMATPPTVHLVGDPRQALYFTDDSNKNKKYKGASFVAWLEKRAATIQIEWLNESHRCCQAILDWADALFEGYEPTTSLHDEGEDGDGVHLLTRLQLPGYLQIYGAEVTVLRRQKTNDTMGLPAINIGVSKGATYERVVLFGSRPMVRVASGKDGPNKLSPIERNRLYVAVTRARRSVVIVL